The DNA region TCTGCCGGATGAGACTGACCCTGTCGCCAGCCTGGTGGTGCGCAAGGTTCTTCTCGCTACCGGCACTGAAATCATCTATGACCAGCACCTCGTCCCCTGCTGCAGCCAGGGCGTCGACGATGTGTGATCCGATGAAACCGGCACCGCCCGTTACGATACAGAACATTGTACAGTAATATCCTTCCGATGCTATAGGATTACTGGATGGCCTCGCGGACATGAGCAACCCGAAAGGATCGCTGTGGTCGGGCGACGATGTCCTAACCGCCGCTGCTTGCGTCACAACGGCACATATTTTTCGTAAGAGGCTCCACGGTATAGAAAACCAGGAGTTGTCCGATTGAGATCGTCATTTTGCCACCGGAGAGAGGATCGATTCCCGCGCGCCCATATCCTTCCCATGCAGGGTTTTGACCTGCTTACGGCTGGAGACTACCGCATCGAGATCTCTCGTGGAGCCAGGTCATGAATCTGCGGCCGGATATCCGGGAGCACGCCGGGATCTACCTGCGCGGTCTCATGATGGGTGCCTGCGACATAATCCCCGGCGTCTCAGGGGGGACGATCGCCCTGATCACCGGGATCTACGAGCGACTGATCGCGGCCATAGGGAGCATCGACCTGAACCTGGCAAAAGACCTGCTGAGGGGCGACACTGTAGCGTTGCGAGCGGATCTCGAGAAGATCGATATACCATTCCTCCTCGTCCTCCTCGCCGGCATAGGCACCGCATTCCTCCTGGTCTCGCGGGTGATCCTCACGCTCCTCGCCGATTATGCAGTCGAGACCTACTCCTTCTTCCTCGGTCTGATAGTTGCCTCCGCGATCGCCATATTCCTCGATATCCACTCCCATAGCCATGCAACCGTCGCCTTCCTCTTCATCGGGGCAGGTGCCGGCTACATCATAGGGGGTCTCGGCCACATGGCTATCGGGCACTCACTGCCGATCCTTTTCTTCACCGGGATGGCGGCGCTCTGCGCGATGATCCTGCCCGGGATATCGGGAGCATACATCACCCTTGTGCTGAACCAGTACGAGTTCATGCTCGCGGCGCTCAGGGCGCTATCGATACCCGAACTCCTTGCATACATGGTAGGGGGTATTGTAGGGCTCATCCTCTTTGCAAAGGCCCTCAAGTATCTCCTCTCGACCTACCACGAGGTGATGCTTGCCTCCCTTACCGGGCTGATGCTCGGTTCGGCCCGTATGCTTGTAGAGAGGGGATCAGAGGCCGGGAACATGCTGCCAGGAGGCCTGATCTTCTTCCTTGCCGGTCTCATCGTTGTCGGCGCGGTGGAGTACGCGAAGAGGCGGTACCAGGCCAACACAGCCTGAGTTCCTCGCCTTTTGCACCGCGCGATCCGGAAACTTACTATCCCATTGTGATACAAAGGTGATACTTAATGTTCATCGGTATCGACCACGGCACCACAGCGATGCGCTTCTCTAACGGCGAGGCGGAGTTCAAGATCTCCCGTGAAGAGGCAAGGTATTTCTCGGCGGGTGACCTTGCCCGGCTCGGCCCACTCGACGAGATCGAGGGAGTTGCCGTCTGCTACTCGATGGGTGACGGGATCACGGCCATCACCGATATCAGGGGGGTCGAGAACCGCGGTGTGGCCTCACAGGAGGGTGCAGGAAAACATATCGGCGGCGGCACCAGGGTCTACGATGCAATCAGGGAGAGCGGCCTTCCCGCCATCGTCATCCCGGGGCTGCACCGCGGTTCGCCGACCGACCCGCGGTTCAAGGCCTACTCGCATCAGGCAAGCCCGGAGAAGATCGGGATCGCCTACCAGGTCGTGCACGACATTGGAGACGACGTCGTGATCTGCGACGCGAGTTCAAACACCGTCAGCCTCCTTGTGACCGGTGGCAGGATCACCGGCGCGTTCGACGCCTGTATCTTCGCCCCAGGGACGGAGCACGGGGCTCTTGACGTGAACGCCATACGCCGGATCGACCGGGGAGAGATAACGGCAAACGACGCCTTCCTCCACGCAGGTGTGAACTACACCATGGACGCCGACCTCAGGGTGGAGACGATGGCGATGTTTGCCGCGATGGAGTGTGCTGCAATGCTCCTCCTCAACCCGAGTGCAAAGGTCGCCATCGCCGGGAGCATGGCCCCCCTCATCGCCACTGAGGTGGAGGCACTCCTCTCCCGGAAGGTCGCGGTTTACGACGAGTGGTGTGCGGCGCGCGGCCTCGTCCGGATCGCCCGCGACGTCTTCTCCGGGGCGACCGGTATCCTCGGGCTTGCGGTGGAACGCTGAGTGGGGCGATCTCGTCCTAACCGATCGGCAGCCTCTGACTTGAGAGGGGCACACCGATCTCCCCCCATATACAGAGGTCATCAAACATCCCGGGTATCTCTCGAAACCACTCGCGTTCCGCTGCCTCCCGGTGCTTTCAGAGGGGGCGGGCAGTGCGTGGCGATTGTCCCGGCGGCCGGGCCACGGACGGAGACCGGATCTTTTGGGGGTCTCACCGCGAACGCTGGAGATGCTCTTCCCTGGCACTGTATCGATGGAGAATCAGAGACTGAAGAGACCGGGCTGACAGCGGAGAGCGCCGTCCGCGGCGATGAACGTCCAACGGAATCCATTCGGAGATGGGTTCATCAAACCAGGGTACAGCCTGGCAGTAATGTTTGAGGAGCCAGGATACGAGACAACTTTTTCCAGGCAGGGAAATCTATTAACTGCGCCATGTTGTATAGAGACTACAAGGTGGGAGACAGCGACCATGCCACAGGAATTTCCCAGTATCACCGATTTCATGCTTCAGATGACATCGAGCCTCGAAGAAGTGGCGCGCAACATAGACCGGGAGAGCGCGAACCGATTTCTGGAGGAGATCCTGAACGCAAAACGGATCTATCTCGCCGGCGCCGGTCGTTCCGGGCTTGTAGCACGTGCATTCGCCCAGAGGCTGATGCATCTGGGGTTTGAGAGTTATGTCATCGGCGAGACAATCACCCCGGCATTTAGATCGGGCGACGTGCTTATCGCGGTCTCGGGTTCGGGTGAGACCCGTTCGGTCGTTGACGCCTGCGAGACCGCCAGGGAACTCGGGGGGACGGTCTCCCTTATCACTTCAACACCCGACTCGAGCATAGGCCGTATCGCCGACTGCATTGTAGAGATCGGGAACAACCGGGTCAAAGACCAGGGGCTTCCAAGCGACTTTGAGATCCGCCAGCTCACCGGTCAGTACCGTTCGGTCTCCGCATCGTTTGCCCCTCTCGGGACACTCTTTGAGACCGCTGCGCTGGTCTTTTCCGACGCCGTTGTCTCAGCCCTGATGGAGATACGCCAGTGCACGCCTGAAGACCTCAAAAGCCGGCTTGCAAACGTCCAGTGAGCGCCCTGCACAATTTCCTTTACCGGCAGGATGCATCCATCTCCCGGAGTGATTGATGCTCCACCAGGTGCGCCCCTCCGGGAGTGCCGGATTTTTATATTATTGATCATTAAGATTTATTGGGGGTTATTGATTGAGAGAGTTACGCATTCACGGCAGGGGCGGCCAGGGTTCCGTGACCGCCGCCGAACTCATCGCCTGCGCTGCATTTGAGGGCGGTGTGTTCTCCCAGGCGTTCCCTGCTTTTGGCGTGGAACGCCGGGGTGCCCCGGTTCAGGCGTTCGTCAGGTTCAGTGATAGAAAGATCCGGCTGCGTAGCCAGGTCTACGAGCCCGACTACATCATTGTGCAGGACCCCACCCTGATCGGGGATGTGGATGTCTTCAGCGGCATAAAACCTGGTGGAATCGCTATCATCAACACCGAGAAGACGGCCAGTGATTTCCGCGTTCCTGAGGGTGTAACCGTCTACACGATAGATGCAACCACCATCGCGCTGGAAGAACTCGGCCTGCCCATCACCAACACAACCCTGATGGGCGCTTTCGCTGCAGCCACCGGCGAGATCGGGCTTGAACCACTCAAAGGCGCGCTGCGGAACCGGTTCGGAGAGAGACTGGCCGAGAAGAACATCCGTGCAGCAGAGCGCGCATATAAACTGGTCGGGGGTGCCGCGTAATGGCGCTCCGTGTTGGTTGCGCCGCGCCGCCAGGCAAAGCGCTTGACAACAAGACGGGCACCTGGCGGGTCTTCAAACCGGTCTTTGACCCTGAGACCTGCAACGGGTGCGGCATATGCGCCCAGTTCTGTCCCGAAGGCTGTATACGCGAGACCGATGAGGGGAAGTTCGAGCCCGACCTCGACTACTGCAAGGGTTGCGGCATATGTGAAGAGGTCTGCCCGAAAAAGTCCATCAGGATGGAGAAGGAGGAGAAATAATGCTGGAGATTATGGAAGGATCGCACGCGGTGGCCGAGATTGTGAAGCGCTGCCGCCCGCAGGTGATCGCAGCCTATCCCATCACACCGCAGACGCATATCGTCGAGGCCCTTGCCCAGATGGTGGCGGATTGCGAACTCGATGCTGACTACATCACCGTCGAGAGCGAGTTCTCGGCCCTCTCAGCCTGTCTCGGTGCGAGTGCAGCGGGTTCAAGGGTATACTCGGCAACGACATCACAGGGGCTTGCCCTGATGTTTGAGGTCTGCTTCAACGTTGCCGGGCTGCGCCAGCCGATCGTGATGACGATCGCGAACCGTTCGCTCGGCGCGCCGCTCTCGATATGGAACGACCAGCAGGACTCGATATCGCTGCGCGACTCCGGATGGCTCCAGGTCTACGCAGAGGACAACCAGGAGGCCGTCGACCTTCACATGATCGCATATCGGGTCTGTGAAGACCACGATGTCCTCCTGCCGGCGTTTGTCTGTTTCGACGGCTACGTCCTCACTCACACCTATGAACCGGTCTCCATCCCGACGCAGGAGGAGGTGGACGCCTACCTGCCCGCGTTTAACCCATACCAGCGGCTCGATGCCAGTAATCCACTGAGTTTCGGGATGTACGCAACTCCAGATTACTACATGGAGTTCCGCTACGAGATCGATCGGGCACAGCATCGTGCAAAGGAGGTCTTCGCGAAAGCCGGTCGTGAGTTTGCCAGGCAGTTTGAGAGAGACTACTCCGCGCCCGTTGAGGGCTACCGGCTGGAGGATGCCGATACCGCGATTGTTGCAATGGGCTCCATCTGCGGCACCGCAAAGGACGCCGTCGACGAGATGCGCGATGCCGGGAAGACTGCAGGACTCTTAAAGATCCGGATGTTCCGACCGTTCCCGGCAGAGGAGATCAGGGATGCGCTCAAGGGGGTCTCTACCGTGGCGGTGCTCGACAGGAACATCTCTCTCGGGAGCGGCGGAGGTGTTGGCACCGAGGTGAAAGCGGCTCTCTCCGGTTCCGGCACTGCCGTATACGACTACATCGTCGCTCTCGGCGGGCGTGATATACGCAAGAAGGATATCGCGGGGATCGTCGATCTCGCAGAGGAAGGAAGAGGAGATATGTTTTATGGACTGCGGACGGAGGTGCTCTGAATGACCGCGGTACCGGAAGGGTGTGACCTATTCACCCCCGGACACCGGGCGTGCGGCGGATGCGGCCCCGCGCTTGCAGCAAGGCTGCTCCTGAGGGCCACCGGGGAGAACGTGATCGTTGTCAACTCGACCGGGTGCATGGAGGTCTTCTCAACACCCTACCCCGAGACCGCCTGGGGGGTTCCATGGATTCACTCGCTCTTCGAGAACGCTGCGGCGGTTGCATCCGGGATTGAGGCGTCGCTGAAGAAGCAGGGACGCAGCGAGAAGGTTGTCTGTATCTGCGGTGATGGTGCCACGTTCGATATAGGTATGCTCTGCATCAGCGGCGCTTTCGAGCGGGGCCACGACATCACCTACGTCTGTTACGACAACGAGGCCTACATGAACACGGGCATCCAGCGTTCCGGTGCAACGCCGTATGCCGCAAGCACCACAACAAGTCCGGCGGGTGCGTGCTCACCGGGCAACGTCCGCCCAAAGAAGGATATGCCCGCGATCCTGGCAGCCCACGGGGCACCCTACGTTGCGACCGCCTCGATCGCATACCCGGCCGACTTCGAAAAGAAGGTCAGGCGTGCGATCAATACACCCGGCCCCTGCTATATCCAGGTGCACACCCCCTGCTGCACCGGATGGGGCTTTGAGTCGAGTGAGACGATCAACATGGCCAAACTCGCCATCGAGACCGGTCTATGGGTGAACTACGAGATGGCCAACGGTACGGTGGAGAAGGCAAAGAAGGTGAAACGTAAACCCGTCGAGGAGTATCTCTCCAGGCAGAAGCGGTTCCAGCACCTCTTCAAACCCACCCGCCGGGACGACCTGATTGCCGAGATCCAGAGGATCGCAGATGCAAACGCTGAGCGGTTCGGGATCGATATCAGGTCGAAAGAACCGAGAGAATAAAGTAGAGCCCAAAGAGCATCATGGCGAGTCCACTCGCCTGCACCACTTTTTTGTAGTGGCGGCCAAGGAAGTTTGCCCCCCGTGAGACCGCAACGGCAAGCAGCCCGAGCCAGACGATATCCGCGCCTATGTGCCCGAGGTAGAACGCGGTAAACGATGGGTGGAGCGCGAGAAACCCGACGCCGAAGGTGAGCCACCAGACCCACCAGTAGGGGTTGCCCAGAGTGCAGGCCAGCCCGAAGGCAACCGGCATCGGGGTCTTCTCGCTCACAACGAGAGTGTCACCAGCACGCAGGAACTGCATGGCGCCCAGCGCAATAAGAACGCATGAACCAAGGAGAGCGACAAGGTCGATGTGCGGAACGTCTCGCACGCCGCAGGCTATGCCAGCGACCATGACCGCTTCAGGAACGCCGTGCCCGGCCACAAGCCCCGTGACGAAACGCAGCGGCTGCCGCGAACCGATACCAAGAACCGAGGCGGTCAGCGGGCCAGGGGATGCAGCCCCCGAGAACCCGATAATGAAGGATGCGGCGAAGACCTCGATCATCTGCCGCCCCTCCTGCGCGAGATGAGGAGGGGGAAGACGAGGACAACCGCGACCGCAAGCCATATGGTGCCGAAGGTGGTGAGCAGGATCTCGCGTTCAGCGGTGTAGAACCTGACCTCCACGACCCTTGCCCCCTCCCACGCAATTTCCGTGGTTTCATTCGGACCCGGCGATACAACCCCGCCGGTGCTGACCATACCTATGAGCGGGTTATCTACCTTAAAAACCGGAGGAAGAACGACCGTCACGTTATACGGCGTATCAAAAGCTGCAACTAACTGATTATTCCTTACCGGAACCCTGTAAGAGATGGTGTAGTTCCCCTCGGGAAAGGTGATTACGCCCCTTCCTTCCTCACGGTACTCAACCGGGCCCATGGGACCGAGCACCTCAAGATCCTCCACCTGGAGCGGGACGCGCTCCCCCAGGAGCCCCGGCGTCCAGAGGGTGTAGGTGTCCCCCGAGACCTCTATTGAGGCTTCATAGGCAGTGCCATCCGGCAGAACCTGGAAGACGGCCTCCTGCGCTGCCGCCGGTGCGCTGATAGCCGGTGCGCTGATAAGGATCAGCGCAAGACAGAGAGCAGCGATGATATGTCCGCGTCGATCTCGACTGGAGGTTCGCATTGTCGTACAACCGTTTCTGGATCTTTCAATAGATGACCGGTCACCACACAGACGATCCTCTCATCCCTATCGATCAGACCCTGCTCGACGAGTCTCCGAACACCCGCAACCGAGGCGGCTGAGGCAGGTTCGACCCCGATCCCTTCTTTCCGCGCCAGGTCCTTCTGCATCGCAAGAATCTCCTCATCGGTAACGGCCGCCGCGGTCCCACCGGTGGCGCGGATGGCAACAAGCGCCTTCTCCGCGTTTACAGGGGCGCCGATCCTGATCGCGGTGGCTACAGTCTCAGGATTGGATTCCGGGATCAGAACATTGAGGTTCTGTTCGATCGCCCTCACCACCGGCTGTGAACCGGCTGCCTGGATACCGGTCATCATGGGCAACCGGTCTATGAACCCAAGAGCCTCGAGCTCTTTGAGCCCTTTGTAGACAGCGGATATGTTACCGGCGTTCCCGACCGGGAGAACCATCCGGTCCGGCACCCCGCCAACCTGGTCGATCACCTCAAACCCGATCGTCTTCTGCCCCTCCAGGCGGTAGGGGTTGACCGAGTTTAAGAGGTAGAGGCCGTGGCTGACGCAGAGTTCATGCACCATCTCGAGCGCCCGATCGAAGTTGCCGCGTATGGAGATGACCCTGGCGCCGTGCATCAGCGCCTGGGTGACCTTGCCAAGGGCTACCTTCCCGGCAGGCAGGAGGACAACACAGGGAACACCGGCCTTTGCAGCATAGGCGGCGAGGCTTGCGGAGGTGTTCCCGGTGCTCGCACAGGCAACGCTCTTCATACCGAGTTCAAGCGCCATACTGACACCAACGGTCATGCCGCGGTCCTTGAACGAACCGGTCGGGTTCATCCCCTCGTGTTTGGCATAGAGTTCGGGAAGACCCAGATCTTTTCCGATTTTCTTCAGATGGTAGAGAGGGGTGCCTCCCTCCTGGAGGGTGACCGGTTCACCGCGGAGAGGAAGAATCTCGCGGTAGCGCCAGACCGATAGGCGGCGGCGGTTCCACTCGCCCCGCGAGACTTCGATATCATCGAGGTCATACTCGACACTCAGCAGGTGCCCACAGCGGCTGCACGTGTAGATGATCTGGTCCTGCGGGTAGGCTGCACCGCAATGAACGCAGACGAGACGGTACATGCAAGATTGTTGTTCGCGAATCTACGTATAGATATGGTTTCACCTCATCCACAGCGTCGTTCGCGCCTTACACCAGAGACGAGCAGGAACAGCAGCCAGAGGATGAAGGCGGCAGCAGGCGCGATGAACCGGAGTTCATCCGCTGTCAGATCGGTCACGAACGGCGCGATTAGCACTCCCGCCGCCGCTATCAGAAGAACAGCGGCAAAGATTGTCGGGCGCACCTCAAAGGACCTCTGCGCCCTGACACGCCCGGAGACCCGCCGGCGGGAGAAGGGGTAGAACCAGGCGACGCCGGAAGGGGTGCAGGCATCCTCCAGCAGGTGAAGGAGAGACCCCCCAAAGAACCCGCAGCCGAATGCTGGAAGGAGCGCGAGGGAGACTCCGAGCCAGGCCAGGATTATGGCCAGGTACGCGGAGAGGATGAGCGTGGTCAGGCCGACACCCGGTAGCGAGTGAAGCAGTCCACGGTGGCGGTGGCGGTAGTTCTTCCGGAGGAGGAGCGTGAAGACCAGCGAGATCGGGTAGTAGATGAGGTACCTGATGGTATAGCCAAAGATCGGAAGCACCACTGCAAGGCCGTTTATTACCTGGCCTCGTTTTCCTTTCGCCCCGCTGACGCGACCGTTGAATATCGCTGCATCGGTGGCATCAGCGTCCGGGGCAACCGATCCAACAAATGTGCCAAATAGGAGGACGACGGCCGTGAAAGGGTCGATAATACTGAGATTTGGAGCGATAAGGAGCGCTGCCGTTGTAAGACTGAGCGATACGTGCTGGTCACCCCGCATGAGATATCTCTACAATCTGGAGAGCAAATGTTGATAAAGGTCACTTCTGCGGTCTGAAAGTGAAGGGAGGCTGGATCGGGCGTCATGGACCGCCGCCGGGTCGATCTCAACGATCAGGATCTCTTCACCGGCGCCGCATCTGCCGATTATGACGCCGTCCGGGTCGGCGGCAAGCGATCCACCGCAGCAGGCGCCGCCCGGCATGCCGGGGGTGTTGACCCCGGCAACGTAGTAACGGTTCTCAAGTGCCCTGGCGGGGAGGAGGGTCTCCCAGTGCGAGAGCCTTGAGCACGGCCATGCCGCGGGCACCAGGACACACTCCGCCCCCGCGAGAGCATAGATCCGAAAGAGTTCCGGGAACCGCAGGTCGTAGCAGACAGCAAGCCCAAAGACCGTACCATCAAGGGTAAACGTGGCGATTCTGTCCCCCGCTTCGTAGGCCCGGTCCTCTCCATCCGGCGAGAAGAGGTGGATCTTCGCGTATGCTGCCAGGAGTTTGGCGTCTGCGCCGGTTACCACAACGGTGTTTTTAGGGCGGCATCCCACACTGGACTCTATGATCGACCCTGCGACCGCGATCCCGCAGCGCTCCGCTATATGGCTAAATGCCGTTGCAAGCGGACCGTCAAGGGGCTCACCCGCCACCGGTGGAACGTCCGGTGACCAACCGGTCACGAACTGCTCGGGAAAGCAGATGAGCGATGCCCCTCTCCCCGCAGCCTCATCCGCCATCCTGGCAACTGCATCGAGCAAACCCACCCGACCGCGCCAGGCATCGGTGGCAACCTGGGCAAGCGCTATCGCTGTCATCATCAAGAGGAACTCGTCTCCAGGCTCCTGGAGGAGTGAATCAGCATGGCAGCGCCGATGACGATGAGGATCGAGAGTGTCACCATGATGTAGGGAGCAAACGGGACTGTTACAGCAAACATCTGCACTGCAATGAGGATCCCGACGAGAATGATGCTGGTGCTGACCATGATCGCGCCAATCTGAGCAAGGGCGGGTGTCATGCGAAGCCTCCCGAGAGGAGGGGGAAGGCAGATTTGATACCGACTATGATGAACTGGACGGCGATCGCGATGAGGAGCATACCCATAAGTCGGTTGACAGCACGATACTCGCGCTGGCCGATGCGTCGGACAATGACATCGGCGTTCTTCATCATGTAGTAGTTGATCCCGATGGCTGCAACAACCGCGATCGGCACAGCGGCAATTGCAGCAGGCCCCATCTCAAGCGCCTCATTCATCAGCACGATGACGGAGGTGATCGCCCCGGGTCCCGCTATCATCGGGATTGCAAGCGGCATGATGGCGATGTCATCTGTATCCTGCCCTTCATACTTCTCGGTTGCGGTCATCTTCGTCCGGGATGTCTTTGCATAGACCATGTCCATACCTATTCCAAATAGGAGGATGCCGCCTGCAATTCGAAAAGCCTCGATGGATATACCGAAGATCTGGAGTATCCAGCCGCCTCCAAAGGTGAATATCAGCAGAATGGCCAGAGCAAACTCGCTTGCTTCGCGCGCGATCTTGAGTTTTGCGGCCTGATCCATACTGCCGGTAAGGGAGACAAAGATCAGGGTGGCTGCAAGCGGGTTCACTACGATGATGATCGAGGAGAGGCTCAGCAGGACGAAACTCAGGAGATCTGGCATCTACAGTCATCAGGTATGCAATAAGACCGATATTAGCACTTGTGGTTTGTAGAGGGGATAGTCGATACGTTTCCCTGAAACCCTGTTATAGTAAAGGATTTTTCCAGGGGTTTTTGCGAGGGAGAGGAGGGAAAGGGGGTGCTCCTCTTCAGTTCCCGGTTTGACCCGCAGAAATTCGGTCCACGTGACCGAAAACGGCTTCCAGGGGGCAATTGCCACAGAATGCCCGCCACCACACAGG from Methanoculleus receptaculi includes:
- a CDS encoding DUF368 domain-containing protein codes for the protein MNLRPDIREHAGIYLRGLMMGACDIIPGVSGGTIALITGIYERLIAAIGSIDLNLAKDLLRGDTVALRADLEKIDIPFLLVLLAGIGTAFLLVSRVILTLLADYAVETYSFFLGLIVASAIAIFLDIHSHSHATVAFLFIGAGAGYIIGGLGHMAIGHSLPILFFTGMAALCAMILPGISGAYITLVLNQYEFMLAALRALSIPELLAYMVGGIVGLILFAKALKYLLSTYHEVMLASLTGLMLGSARMLVERGSEAGNMLPGGLIFFLAGLIVVGAVEYAKRRYQANTA
- a CDS encoding methanogenesis marker 12 protein: MFIGIDHGTTAMRFSNGEAEFKISREEARYFSAGDLARLGPLDEIEGVAVCYSMGDGITAITDIRGVENRGVASQEGAGKHIGGGTRVYDAIRESGLPAIVIPGLHRGSPTDPRFKAYSHQASPEKIGIAYQVVHDIGDDVVICDASSNTVSLLVTGGRITGAFDACIFAPGTEHGALDVNAIRRIDRGEITANDAFLHAGVNYTMDADLRVETMAMFAAMECAAMLLLNPSAKVAIAGSMAPLIATEVEALLSRKVAVYDEWCAARGLVRIARDVFSGATGILGLAVER
- the hxlB gene encoding 6-phospho-3-hexuloisomerase, which produces MPQEFPSITDFMLQMTSSLEEVARNIDRESANRFLEEILNAKRIYLAGAGRSGLVARAFAQRLMHLGFESYVIGETITPAFRSGDVLIAVSGSGETRSVVDACETARELGGTVSLITSTPDSSIGRIADCIVEIGNNRVKDQGLPSDFEIRQLTGQYRSVSASFAPLGTLFETAALVFSDAVVSALMEIRQCTPEDLKSRLANVQ
- a CDS encoding pyruvate ferredoxin oxidoreductase subunit gamma — protein: MRELRIHGRGGQGSVTAAELIACAAFEGGVFSQAFPAFGVERRGAPVQAFVRFSDRKIRLRSQVYEPDYIIVQDPTLIGDVDVFSGIKPGGIAIINTEKTASDFRVPEGVTVYTIDATTIALEELGLPITNTTLMGAFAAATGEIGLEPLKGALRNRFGERLAEKNIRAAERAYKLVGGAA
- a CDS encoding 4Fe-4S binding protein, which produces MALRVGCAAPPGKALDNKTGTWRVFKPVFDPETCNGCGICAQFCPEGCIRETDEGKFEPDLDYCKGCGICEEVCPKKSIRMEKEEK
- a CDS encoding transketolase C-terminal domain-containing protein, which codes for MLEIMEGSHAVAEIVKRCRPQVIAAYPITPQTHIVEALAQMVADCELDADYITVESEFSALSACLGASAAGSRVYSATTSQGLALMFEVCFNVAGLRQPIVMTIANRSLGAPLSIWNDQQDSISLRDSGWLQVYAEDNQEAVDLHMIAYRVCEDHDVLLPAFVCFDGYVLTHTYEPVSIPTQEEVDAYLPAFNPYQRLDASNPLSFGMYATPDYYMEFRYEIDRAQHRAKEVFAKAGREFARQFERDYSAPVEGYRLEDADTAIVAMGSICGTAKDAVDEMRDAGKTAGLLKIRMFRPFPAEEIRDALKGVSTVAVLDRNISLGSGGGVGTEVKAALSGSGTAVYDYIVALGGRDIRKKDIAGIVDLAEEGRGDMFYGLRTEVL
- a CDS encoding thiamine pyrophosphate-dependent enzyme, with the protein product MTAVPEGCDLFTPGHRACGGCGPALAARLLLRATGENVIVVNSTGCMEVFSTPYPETAWGVPWIHSLFENAAAVASGIEASLKKQGRSEKVVCICGDGATFDIGMLCISGAFERGHDITYVCYDNEAYMNTGIQRSGATPYAASTTTSPAGACSPGNVRPKKDMPAILAAHGAPYVATASIAYPADFEKKVRRAINTPGPCYIQVHTPCCTGWGFESSETINMAKLAIETGLWVNYEMANGTVEKAKKVKRKPVEEYLSRQKRFQHLFKPTRRDDLIAEIQRIADANAERFGIDIRSKEPRE
- a CDS encoding LysE family translocator, which gives rise to MIEVFAASFIIGFSGAASPGPLTASVLGIGSRQPLRFVTGLVAGHGVPEAVMVAGIACGVRDVPHIDLVALLGSCVLIALGAMQFLRAGDTLVVSEKTPMPVAFGLACTLGNPYWWVWWLTFGVGFLALHPSFTAFYLGHIGADIVWLGLLAVAVSRGANFLGRHYKKVVQASGLAMMLFGLYFILSVLST
- a CDS encoding DUF5803 family protein, with protein sequence MRTSSRDRRGHIIAALCLALILISAPAISAPAAAQEAVFQVLPDGTAYEASIEVSGDTYTLWTPGLLGERVPLQVEDLEVLGPMGPVEYREEGRGVITFPEGNYTISYRVPVRNNQLVAAFDTPYNVTVVLPPVFKVDNPLIGMVSTGGVVSPGPNETTEIAWEGARVVEVRFYTAEREILLTTFGTIWLAVAVVLVFPLLISRRRGGR
- the thrC gene encoding threonine synthase, with protein sequence MYRLVCVHCGAAYPQDQIIYTCSRCGHLLSVEYDLDDIEVSRGEWNRRRLSVWRYREILPLRGEPVTLQEGGTPLYHLKKIGKDLGLPELYAKHEGMNPTGSFKDRGMTVGVSMALELGMKSVACASTGNTSASLAAYAAKAGVPCVVLLPAGKVALGKVTQALMHGARVISIRGNFDRALEMVHELCVSHGLYLLNSVNPYRLEGQKTIGFEVIDQVGGVPDRMVLPVGNAGNISAVYKGLKELEALGFIDRLPMMTGIQAAGSQPVVRAIEQNLNVLIPESNPETVATAIRIGAPVNAEKALVAIRATGGTAAAVTDEEILAMQKDLARKEGIGVEPASAASVAGVRRLVEQGLIDRDERIVCVVTGHLLKDPETVVRQCEPPVEIDADISSLLSVLR
- a CDS encoding metal-dependent hydrolase translates to MRGDQHVSLSLTTAALLIAPNLSIIDPFTAVVLLFGTFVGSVAPDADATDAAIFNGRVSGAKGKRGQVINGLAVVLPIFGYTIRYLIYYPISLVFTLLLRKNYRHRHRGLLHSLPGVGLTTLILSAYLAIILAWLGVSLALLPAFGCGFFGGSLLHLLEDACTPSGVAWFYPFSRRRVSGRVRAQRSFEVRPTIFAAVLLIAAAGVLIAPFVTDLTADELRFIAPAAAFILWLLFLLVSGVRRERRCG
- a CDS encoding nitrilase-related carbon-nitrogen hydrolase, producing MMTAIALAQVATDAWRGRVGLLDAVARMADEAAGRGASLICFPEQFVTGWSPDVPPVAGEPLDGPLATAFSHIAERCGIAVAGSIIESSVGCRPKNTVVVTGADAKLLAAYAKIHLFSPDGEDRAYEAGDRIATFTLDGTVFGLAVCYDLRFPELFRIYALAGAECVLVPAAWPCSRLSHWETLLPARALENRYYVAGVNTPGMPGGACCGGSLAADPDGVIIGRCGAGEEILIVEIDPAAVHDARSSLPSLSDRRSDLYQHLLSRL
- a CDS encoding MarC family protein → MPDLLSFVLLSLSSIIIVVNPLAATLIFVSLTGSMDQAAKLKIAREASEFALAILLIFTFGGGWILQIFGISIEAFRIAGGILLFGIGMDMVYAKTSRTKMTATEKYEGQDTDDIAIMPLAIPMIAGPGAITSVIVLMNEALEMGPAAIAAVPIAVVAAIGINYYMMKNADVIVRRIGQREYRAVNRLMGMLLIAIAVQFIIVGIKSAFPLLSGGFA